In a single window of the Deinococcus aerophilus genome:
- a CDS encoding long-chain fatty acid--CoA ligase: MQGNMMDVQLTVPTILERIRAQFAQREVVSLLAAGRDEAGNPVPHTHRTTYGEVADRSLRLGNALMELGLQKGDRVATLAVNSFRHLEAYLGVPSAGLVLHTVNIRLHPEQVAWILNDAGDRVLLIENVFAAMVPAIKAACPQLEHVIVMGPLPQALPGVQDYDTFVMGAEPLARYPQLDENDAAAMCYTSGTTGNPKGVVYTHRSTVLHSLASAPKDALNVGEDDSVLPIVPMFHVNAWGLPYTCAMYGAKQVFAGVFSDGRSIAQLLQEEGVTITAGVPTIWMGLLGELDRAREAGEPYRLQGLERVIVGGSAAPEAMIRAFQERHDLTMLQAWGMTETHPLGTASSVPFGVDPTSDEGYRLRAKQGRAVPLVFLDIVDEAHNRLPHDGKTMGRLIARGPWIANSYYKGTGQDNFFELDGELWFDTGDISTLDERGYMHIQDRSKDLIKSGGEWISSVDLENAIMAHPAVSQCAVIAMDDPKWDERPLAVVVPRPGQTVSHEELLAFLEPRFAKWWLPDATVLTDSIPIGATGKFLKRELREEYRGFTAGDSPQRSEQTQ, encoded by the coding sequence ATGCAAGGCAACATGATGGACGTTCAGCTGACGGTTCCCACCATTCTGGAGCGCATTCGCGCACAATTTGCCCAGCGCGAGGTGGTCAGCCTGCTGGCCGCAGGCCGCGACGAGGCCGGCAATCCGGTGCCCCACACGCACCGCACCACCTACGGCGAGGTGGCCGACCGGTCGCTGCGGCTGGGCAACGCCCTGATGGAACTGGGGCTGCAGAAGGGAGACCGGGTGGCAACGCTGGCCGTCAACTCGTTCCGGCACCTGGAGGCGTACCTGGGCGTGCCCAGCGCCGGGCTGGTGCTGCACACCGTCAACATCCGCCTGCACCCCGAGCAGGTCGCGTGGATCCTGAACGACGCCGGGGACCGCGTGCTGCTGATCGAGAACGTGTTTGCGGCCATGGTTCCGGCCATCAAGGCGGCGTGCCCGCAGCTGGAACACGTCATCGTGATGGGTCCGCTGCCCCAGGCGCTGCCCGGCGTGCAGGACTACGACACCTTCGTGATGGGTGCCGAGCCGCTGGCCCGTTACCCCCAGCTGGATGAGAACGACGCGGCGGCCATGTGCTACACCTCCGGCACCACCGGCAATCCCAAGGGCGTGGTGTACACCCACCGCTCTACCGTGCTGCACTCGCTGGCAAGCGCCCCCAAGGATGCACTGAACGTCGGTGAGGACGACAGCGTGCTGCCCATCGTCCCCATGTTCCACGTCAATGCCTGGGGGCTGCCGTACACCTGCGCCATGTACGGTGCCAAGCAGGTGTTCGCCGGGGTCTTCAGCGACGGCAGAAGCATCGCCCAGTTGCTGCAGGAGGAGGGTGTGACCATCACGGCGGGCGTGCCGACCATCTGGATGGGGCTGCTCGGGGAACTCGACCGTGCCAGAGAGGCCGGCGAGCCGTACCGCCTGCAGGGTCTGGAGCGCGTGATCGTGGGGGGCAGCGCCGCGCCCGAGGCCATGATCCGCGCGTTCCAGGAGCGCCACGACCTGACCATGTTGCAGGCCTGGGGCATGACCGAGACGCATCCGCTGGGCACCGCCAGCTCTGTGCCCTTCGGCGTGGACCCCACCAGTGACGAGGGCTACCGCCTGCGTGCCAAGCAGGGCCGCGCCGTGCCGCTGGTGTTCCTAGACATCGTGGATGAGGCGCACAACCGCCTGCCGCACGACGGCAAGACCATGGGGCGCCTGATCGCACGCGGGCCGTGGATCGCCAACAGCTACTACAAGGGAACAGGTCAGGACAACTTCTTCGAGCTTGACGGCGAGCTGTGGTTCGATACCGGCGACATCTCCACGCTGGACGAGCGCGGCTACATGCACATCCAGGACCGCAGCAAGGACCTGATCAAATCGGGCGGCGAGTGGATCAGCAGTGTGGATCTGGAAAACGCGATCATGGCCCACCCCGCCGTGTCGCAGTGCGCCGTGATTGCGATGGACGATCCCAAATGGGACGAGCGCCCGCTGGCCGTGGTGGTTCCGCGTCCCGGGCAGACGGTAAGCCATGAGGAACTGCTGGCGTTCCTCGAGCCCCGTTTCGCCAAGTGGTGGTTGCCCGACGCCACCGTCCTGACCGACAGCATTCCCATCGGCGCGACCGGCAAGTTCCTGAAGCGTGAACTGCGCGAGGAATACCGCGGCTTCACGGCGGGCGACTCACCCCAGCGCAGCGAGCAAACACAGTAA
- a CDS encoding DUF11 domain-containing protein: MSTAPITVTTSDGVSTTYTVSDGQTITLQNKMYTVTAGAVNGYTAPTSQSVNLTNGNATVTLNYTKATSTDMPSGAFYVDGDGKMVAITPEDLKQAGSRFVFYAWLENKDGGVTPATLGSSPAPTSAEQQEVAPLGTQNLTAGYVGYRGPNGQVYPVIGAAVRWDINESKDGTNIRIATADDGAVASGAIRPQDVNDNAMSATTFTNRATGSNAQFPSSPDYPLNNVTGVNTADTDGFTWTALWVPSSAAGVATVTAVAEVNGTEINKAVLTKRFAPSAKLTITKVSDQSAGLNQDRTFTITVTNIGNGPANNIMLNDRLQSGAEAAYSITAPDDGTVTPVGDSGFDATPFNLAPGESRTISFPARASATGVYCDLASVTSYDNGPFGTVTPGDLQDDACLTVTAPELTIIKTLVDAQGNILPSGTEVAPNQEVRARITVTNGGSAPATNVVVTDALTSGQAANYAIQTPPQDAALNGDDGFTSTPFDLAPGASKVFTFGASATADGTYCDTGSFSAISNNGQELGGTSDDQCFVVTSPLLTIAKTNSQISGQPATNSLTPGSSYSSTITVTNTGTAAATAVAVSDLLGRLTNGTQSVNFGSGNYVLSNGAGGTISSGALARSANDANSIVTAPATLSIPAGATLTLQLTSSIPAGAPVGEYCDVASFTSGNAGTGNAQDCVTVVSFISEQTQITDQSDPVRPGGTTGVISAAIVEPSSNEGAVNNVLIYNFGTTDPVQQTPGIFDFANSAVYYDPSPVRDPQTGVVTSDYTTASSRQLSSGSEFTVDNASGTGQQTITLDPTFRIAPGGVIFVRTEITAPVGTAPRQYFTTYRWNNVAESARTTQTNFSSESTTVIP, from the coding sequence GTGAGCACCGCTCCAATCACCGTGACGACCAGTGATGGCGTTTCTACCACTTATACGGTCAGCGACGGACAGACGATCACCCTCCAGAACAAGATGTATACAGTTACTGCAGGTGCTGTGAACGGCTACACGGCCCCCACATCGCAGTCGGTCAACCTGACCAACGGCAACGCGACCGTGACGCTGAATTACACCAAGGCCACCTCCACGGATATGCCCTCGGGCGCCTTCTACGTGGATGGCGACGGCAAAATGGTGGCCATTACGCCCGAAGACCTCAAGCAGGCCGGCAGCCGCTTTGTGTTCTACGCCTGGCTGGAAAACAAGGATGGCGGCGTGACCCCCGCAACCCTGGGCAGCAGCCCGGCCCCGACCAGCGCTGAGCAGCAGGAAGTCGCGCCACTGGGCACCCAGAACCTGACGGCAGGCTACGTGGGTTACCGTGGCCCCAATGGTCAGGTGTACCCCGTAATCGGGGCCGCCGTCCGCTGGGACATCAATGAGTCCAAGGATGGCACGAACATCCGCATTGCCACCGCTGATGACGGCGCTGTGGCCTCTGGCGCGATCCGTCCCCAGGACGTGAACGACAACGCCATGAGCGCGACCACCTTTACCAACCGCGCCACGGGCAGCAACGCGCAGTTCCCCAGCAGCCCCGACTACCCCCTGAACAACGTCACGGGTGTCAATACCGCCGATACCGACGGCTTTACCTGGACGGCCCTGTGGGTGCCGAGCAGCGCTGCTGGGGTCGCCACGGTGACGGCGGTGGCGGAGGTCAACGGCACCGAGATCAATAAGGCCGTTCTGACCAAGCGTTTTGCTCCGAGTGCCAAACTGACCATCACCAAGGTAAGCGACCAGAGTGCCGGCCTGAATCAGGACCGCACCTTTACCATCACGGTCACCAACATTGGCAACGGTCCAGCCAACAACATCATGCTGAATGATCGTCTGCAGAGTGGAGCCGAAGCGGCCTACTCCATCACCGCGCCGGATGATGGCACCGTGACGCCTGTGGGAGACAGTGGATTTGACGCCACACCCTTCAACCTCGCCCCTGGCGAATCCCGCACGATCTCCTTCCCAGCACGCGCCAGCGCCACCGGCGTGTACTGCGATCTGGCAAGTGTCACGAGCTATGACAACGGCCCGTTTGGCACGGTTACCCCCGGTGACCTGCAGGACGATGCCTGCCTGACGGTGACGGCGCCGGAACTGACGATCATCAAGACCCTGGTCGACGCTCAGGGCAACATCCTGCCCAGCGGTACTGAAGTGGCTCCCAACCAAGAAGTGCGCGCCCGGATCACCGTGACGAACGGCGGCAGCGCTCCGGCAACCAATGTGGTGGTCACCGACGCCCTGACCAGCGGCCAAGCGGCCAACTACGCCATTCAGACGCCTCCCCAGGACGCGGCGCTCAACGGTGACGACGGATTCACGAGCACCCCGTTTGATCTGGCTCCCGGAGCGAGCAAAGTTTTCACCTTTGGAGCGTCGGCCACTGCAGACGGCACGTACTGCGATACAGGTTCTTTCTCGGCCATCAGCAACAATGGCCAGGAATTGGGCGGCACCAGCGATGACCAGTGCTTCGTGGTGACCTCCCCGTTGCTGACCATCGCCAAGACGAACTCGCAGATCTCCGGTCAGCCTGCCACCAACAGCCTCACCCCGGGCAGCAGCTACAGCAGCACCATCACGGTCACCAACACGGGAACGGCCGCTGCGACCGCCGTGGCTGTCTCGGACCTGCTGGGCCGCCTGACCAACGGCACCCAGTCGGTGAACTTCGGCAGCGGCAACTACGTGCTGAGCAATGGCGCGGGCGGCACCATCAGCAGCGGTGCACTGGCACGTTCCGCCAACGATGCCAACAGCATCGTGACCGCCCCAGCCACCCTGAGCATTCCTGCCGGCGCCACGCTGACACTGCAGCTCACCAGCAGCATTCCTGCGGGTGCACCGGTGGGCGAGTACTGTGATGTTGCCAGCTTCACGTCGGGCAATGCGGGCACTGGCAATGCGCAGGACTGCGTCACGGTTGTTAGCTTCATCTCTGAGCAGACCCAGATCACCGATCAGAGTGATCCTGTGCGTCCCGGCGGTACCACTGGTGTGATCAGCGCCGCCATTGTCGAGCCCTCCTCCAACGAAGGGGCCGTCAACAACGTGCTGATTTACAACTTCGGCACCACTGATCCGGTCCAGCAGACCCCTGGTATCTTCGACTTCGCCAACAGCGCGGTCTACTACGATCCGAGCCCGGTTCGCGATCCTCAGACCGGCGTGGTCACGAGTGACTACACCACGGCGAGCAGCCGCCAGCTGAGCAGCGGCAGCGAGTTCACGGTGGACAATGCCTCCGGTACCGGTCAGCAGACCATCACGCTGGATCCCACCTTCCGTATCGCTCCCGGCGGCGTCATCTTCGTCCGCACGGAGATCACGGCTCCGGTGGGCACTGCGCCCCGCCAGTACTTCACCACGTACCGCTGGAACAACGTGGCCGAGAGTGCGAGGACGACCCAGACCAACTTTAGCTCCGAGTCGACCACCGTCATCCCCTGA
- a CDS encoding DUF11 domain-containing protein has product MAVLTVGLEGVAQAPLTIKDASGAVMAGYNGAMVSNNKAIELPRGRYTVLGGIVAGNRAPAAINADLRSGNASVKVIYAAVTAEETAVLTIDLQGVSEAPITIKDMNGAVVAGYNGTLTKDNDTVKLPRGQYTVIAGAVPGFKSESSSVTVDLGNGDGTAKITFTAVPVVTKRSDAYYLDAQGNRQYFEGPVDASKFRFSAWLDGKKPNGIDGSKVGMVGDAGMVSEAERTEYAPLDHQNIVGAYMQYNDNGTWRPVVNAEVDMTIIPEAQQSFPLIRFSAADDQNRNSPPMSAQNITTNGFDSKSWTNADAANEPNPITYPQSAQYPYYNATGVDNPLVPGYTWAALFHDPVAKGFFESGTRDSLFTRVRVIGYVNGQEIEKYFLNKYFVPSAKVSVKKDLILVDRVTKQFIRVLPDDGSVKYLPGTEAALRITVTNSGEAEARNIQMQEAFQSGSRQGYSLGMTPQERARLAASGNNVRLNGSLDLNADAIFADEEFNATLDLEAGETESFTFFATGTSNGLYCDTATITSYINNPDNVTGVGRLDPVGVPATDQACFTVFGQPNVNILKEVVEANDNDEDSSNGTTVNGGQNVRIRITVSNDGTQTASNIKVTDRLLDPAQAPYYRIVGLGPAAPGMTGLARADGDDGLDFSIPTLGAGQQVVYEYTASGDYRGVDTDNDGTPNPDQYCDVASFTADPITGADGTQTALNGSSQACFTVSMAQLNITKLNDPRQVVSGSTYTSTITVRNVGSANALNVRVKDLIGRNTAGSRVEYLNGRYIIRTDENLPFTGERGVDTITGADGDSNPNNNVDSVVTRGMNGELGVTIPAGGFLTLNIVSRIPLASTVGEYCNVASFEAFEGNLVNTIREARACVSILPVSAIQTEFFDDSDNLSAGDSTNFTSVAYNEATSTEALKNHTFSFNVGSTDNAAGSEGLFDVSNIVVYYDTDADTDTRGGVIFNPLTDTTGTTSVVSPSLYTIEYPDGNMRGSFAIKVNSAFALQPDQAVFVTFTGGTRTDMPVAEYFSSYKWNSVGAISKEAKGPATVIESTKISRIANATP; this is encoded by the coding sequence ATGGCGGTCCTGACGGTTGGCCTCGAGGGGGTTGCCCAGGCGCCTCTGACCATCAAGGACGCCAGCGGCGCGGTGATGGCCGGCTACAACGGGGCCATGGTCTCCAACAACAAGGCCATCGAACTGCCACGGGGGCGTTACACCGTGCTGGGCGGTATTGTGGCCGGCAACCGCGCTCCTGCGGCGATCAACGCGGACCTGCGCAGCGGCAATGCCAGCGTCAAGGTGATCTACGCGGCCGTCACTGCGGAAGAAACTGCAGTCCTGACCATTGATCTCCAAGGCGTTTCCGAGGCTCCAATCACCATCAAGGACATGAACGGAGCCGTGGTGGCCGGTTACAACGGCACGCTGACCAAAGATAACGACACGGTGAAATTGCCGCGCGGTCAGTACACCGTGATTGCCGGAGCCGTGCCCGGATTCAAGAGCGAGTCCTCCTCAGTCACGGTGGACCTCGGCAATGGAGACGGCACCGCCAAGATCACTTTTACGGCGGTGCCCGTGGTCACCAAGCGCAGCGATGCTTACTACCTGGACGCACAGGGCAACCGGCAATACTTCGAGGGTCCGGTCGATGCCAGCAAGTTCCGCTTCAGCGCGTGGCTCGACGGCAAGAAGCCCAACGGCATTGACGGCAGCAAGGTCGGTATGGTCGGGGACGCAGGCATGGTGTCCGAGGCCGAACGAACCGAGTACGCCCCCCTGGACCACCAGAACATCGTTGGCGCGTACATGCAGTACAACGACAATGGAACCTGGCGCCCTGTGGTGAATGCCGAAGTCGACATGACCATCATTCCCGAAGCCCAGCAGAGCTTCCCGCTGATCCGCTTCAGCGCGGCCGACGACCAGAACCGGAACTCGCCGCCGATGAGTGCCCAGAACATCACCACGAACGGTTTTGATTCCAAGAGCTGGACCAATGCGGACGCGGCAAACGAGCCCAATCCCATTACCTATCCCCAAAGCGCCCAGTACCCTTACTACAACGCGACGGGTGTGGATAACCCGTTGGTGCCCGGCTACACCTGGGCGGCCCTGTTCCATGATCCGGTGGCGAAGGGATTCTTCGAGAGCGGAACGCGCGACTCCCTGTTTACGCGCGTTCGCGTGATCGGCTATGTGAATGGCCAGGAAATCGAGAAGTATTTCCTGAACAAGTACTTTGTGCCCAGCGCCAAGGTCAGTGTCAAGAAGGATCTAATCCTGGTCGACCGCGTGACCAAGCAATTCATCCGGGTGCTGCCGGACGACGGCAGCGTCAAGTATCTTCCCGGCACCGAGGCCGCCCTGCGCATTACGGTCACCAACAGTGGTGAGGCCGAAGCGCGCAACATCCAGATGCAAGAAGCGTTCCAGAGCGGCAGCCGTCAGGGCTACAGCCTGGGCATGACGCCCCAGGAACGCGCCCGTCTGGCCGCCAGCGGCAACAACGTTCGCCTGAACGGCTCGCTGGATCTGAATGCCGACGCCATCTTCGCCGACGAGGAGTTCAACGCGACGCTGGACCTTGAGGCGGGCGAGACCGAGTCCTTCACGTTCTTTGCCACCGGCACCAGCAACGGCCTGTACTGCGACACAGCCACCATTACGAGCTACATCAACAATCCCGACAACGTTACCGGCGTGGGTCGCCTGGATCCGGTGGGCGTTCCCGCCACCGATCAGGCCTGCTTCACCGTGTTCGGCCAACCCAACGTCAATATCCTCAAGGAAGTCGTTGAAGCCAACGACAACGATGAGGACAGCAGCAACGGCACCACGGTCAACGGTGGGCAGAACGTCCGCATCCGCATCACGGTCAGCAATGACGGCACGCAGACCGCGAGCAACATCAAGGTCACCGACCGCCTGCTTGATCCTGCACAGGCGCCCTACTACCGCATCGTCGGCCTCGGCCCAGCCGCGCCCGGCATGACCGGCCTGGCCCGCGCCGACGGCGACGACGGCCTGGACTTCAGCATCCCCACCCTGGGTGCGGGCCAGCAGGTGGTCTACGAATACACCGCCAGCGGCGATTACCGCGGCGTGGACACCGACAACGACGGCACCCCCAACCCAGATCAGTACTGTGACGTCGCCAGCTTCACCGCCGATCCCATCACCGGCGCGGACGGCACCCAGACCGCCCTCAACGGTTCCTCGCAGGCCTGCTTCACGGTCTCGATGGCCCAGCTCAACATCACCAAGCTCAACGATCCCAGACAGGTGGTGAGCGGCAGCACCTACACGAGCACCATCACCGTCCGGAACGTGGGTTCGGCCAACGCCCTCAACGTGCGCGTGAAGGACCTGATCGGCCGCAACACTGCGGGTTCCCGGGTCGAATACCTCAATGGCCGCTACATCATCCGTACCGACGAGAACCTGCCGTTTACCGGAGAGCGCGGCGTCGACACCATCACGGGCGCCGACGGAGACAGCAACCCCAACAATAATGTCGACAGCGTCGTTACGCGCGGCATGAACGGGGAACTCGGGGTCACCATCCCGGCCGGCGGCTTCCTGACCCTGAACATCGTCAGCCGCATTCCCCTGGCCTCCACCGTCGGCGAGTACTGCAACGTCGCTTCCTTCGAGGCCTTTGAAGGCAACCTGGTCAACACCATCCGTGAGGCGCGGGCCTGCGTCAGCATCCTGCCCGTGTCGGCCATTCAAACCGAGTTCTTCGACGACAGTGACAACCTCAGTGCCGGGGACAGCACCAATTTCACGTCCGTCGCTTATAACGAGGCCACCAGCACCGAGGCGCTCAAGAACCACACCTTCAGCTTCAATGTGGGATCCACTGACAACGCCGCAGGATCCGAGGGCCTGTTCGACGTCTCCAACATCGTCGTCTACTACGACACAGATGCCGATACCGATACGCGCGGCGGGGTAATTTTTAACCCCCTCACCGACACGACCGGCACAACCAGCGTAGTCAGCCCCAGCCTGTACACCATCGAATACCCGGACGGCAACATGCGCGGCTCTTTCGCCATCAAGGTAAACAGTGCGTTCGCCCTGCAGCCGGATCAGGCCGTCTTCGTCACCTTCACCGGAGGTACCCGGACCGATATGCCCGTGGCTGAGTACTTCAGCAGCTACAAGTGGAACTCGGTGGGTGCGATCAGCAAGGAAGCCAAAGGCCCTGCCACTGTCATCGAAAGCACCAAGATTTCCCGCATCGCCAACGCGACCCCCTAA
- the ruvX gene encoding Holliday junction resolvase RuvX: MNSEAASAPASVPVILALDVSKSRIGFAVNAGSLAFGRGSVDRRRLPLDLKAVRLKVAETGAELLLLGLPLRTDGAHSPAADRMRAFGKILRDQGYTVAYQDERFTTRRARDLGASDEDEAAAVQILELYLMGKS; the protein is encoded by the coding sequence GTGAACAGTGAGGCCGCCTCCGCCCCCGCGTCCGTGCCCGTCATCCTGGCTCTGGACGTCAGCAAGTCACGCATTGGCTTCGCCGTCAACGCCGGTTCCCTGGCGTTCGGGCGGGGCAGTGTGGACCGCCGGCGGCTGCCGCTGGACCTCAAGGCCGTGCGGCTCAAGGTCGCCGAAACCGGCGCGGAACTGCTGCTGCTCGGGCTGCCGCTGCGCACCGACGGCGCCCACAGTCCCGCCGCCGACCGGATGCGGGCTTTCGGCAAGATTCTGAGAGATCAGGGCTACACCGTGGCATATCAGGACGAACGCTTCACGACCCGCCGCGCCCGTGATCTGGGAGCCTCCGACGAGGACGAGGCGGCGGCGGTGCAGATTCTGGAACTGTACTTGATGGGAAAAAGTTAA
- a CDS encoding enoyl-CoA hydratase-related protein, with product MSQDSVILHGTRAGVRTLTLNRPDKLNAANDELLLSLTTALQAAEADDTVRVVVITGAGRGFCAGQDLGDVSGRNMTFTEHLNHTYNPLIRTLRGLNKPVISAVNGVAAGAGASLALAGDIRLWAQSARLIEIFSNIALVPDSGSTWLLPRLVGYHRAFELMALAERVDAAEALRLGLCEHVYPDGTFADEVQAYAERLAARPANALKLTKQALNAALTSTLDDALDQEAALQQLAGDHWEHREGVSAFKEKRAPQFVRENG from the coding sequence ATGAGCCAAGACAGCGTGATTCTGCACGGCACCCGCGCGGGCGTCCGTACCCTGACCCTCAACCGCCCGGACAAACTGAACGCCGCCAACGACGAGTTGCTCCTCTCGCTGACGACCGCGCTGCAGGCAGCGGAGGCAGACGACACCGTGCGCGTGGTGGTCATCACAGGTGCGGGCCGGGGTTTCTGTGCCGGACAGGATCTCGGCGACGTCTCGGGGCGAAACATGACCTTTACCGAGCACCTCAACCACACCTACAACCCGCTGATCCGCACGCTGCGCGGCCTGAACAAACCGGTGATCAGCGCGGTCAACGGCGTGGCCGCGGGAGCGGGGGCCTCGCTGGCGCTGGCCGGCGACATCCGGCTGTGGGCCCAGTCGGCCCGCCTGATCGAGATCTTTTCCAACATCGCGCTGGTCCCCGATTCGGGAAGCACCTGGCTGCTGCCCCGGCTGGTGGGCTACCACCGCGCCTTTGAGCTCATGGCCCTGGCCGAGCGGGTGGACGCCGCAGAGGCCCTGCGGCTGGGACTGTGCGAGCACGTTTACCCCGACGGGACCTTTGCCGATGAGGTCCAGGCCTACGCCGAGCGCTTGGCCGCACGCCCGGCCAATGCGCTGAAGCTGACCAAGCAGGCCCTGAACGCTGCGCTGACCTCCACGCTGGATGACGCGCTGGACCAGGAAGCTGCCCTGCAGCAGCTTGCGGGCGACCACTGGGAACACCGCGAGGGCGTCAGCGCCTTCAAGGAAAAACGCGCTCCGCAGTTTGTCCGCGAAAACGGCTGA
- a CDS encoding SMP-30/gluconolactonase/LRE family protein: MSHPYPGLEPLIPADARLEHLASGTAWGEGPVCLDDGAVLWSDIPGNRVLRWHPGETTAQRPFRVALHPAHFHNGHTRDSHGRLYACSHGERAVLRSDDGGHTWVAIATHHAGRRLNSPNDVIVARDGGVWFSDPPYGLIQPLEGYGGQQEQEACRVYRVDPGTGAVEARVTDLRWPNGLAFSPDETVLYVTDTSRTHDPAGRHHIHAYPVSGSEVGEGHVFAQVSPGMPDGIRTDEHGNLWSSSGNGVQVYAPDGRRLGVVPVPEAIGNLTFSHLEPYLYIAASSSLYRLPVSVRGARF; this comes from the coding sequence GTGAGTCATCCTTATCCCGGCCTGGAACCCCTGATTCCTGCAGACGCCCGGCTGGAGCATCTGGCCAGCGGAACGGCCTGGGGCGAGGGGCCGGTCTGCCTGGACGATGGAGCGGTGCTGTGGAGCGATATTCCCGGCAACCGCGTGCTGCGCTGGCACCCGGGGGAAACGACGGCGCAGCGGCCCTTCCGTGTGGCACTGCACCCCGCGCACTTTCACAACGGCCACACCCGCGACAGCCACGGCCGGCTGTATGCCTGCTCGCACGGTGAGCGGGCGGTGCTGCGCTCGGATGACGGGGGGCATACCTGGGTTGCCATCGCCACGCACCATGCGGGGCGGCGTCTGAACAGCCCCAACGACGTGATCGTGGCGCGGGACGGGGGCGTGTGGTTCTCGGACCCGCCCTACGGGCTGATCCAGCCGCTGGAGGGTTACGGCGGTCAACAGGAACAGGAGGCGTGCCGGGTGTACCGCGTGGACCCCGGCACCGGGGCGGTGGAGGCCCGCGTTACCGATCTGCGCTGGCCCAACGGACTGGCCTTCAGTCCGGACGAGACCGTCCTGTATGTCACCGACACCAGCCGGACCCATGACCCGGCGGGCCGTCACCACATCCACGCCTACCCGGTGTCCGGGTCTGAGGTGGGCGAGGGCCACGTATTCGCGCAGGTCAGCCCCGGTATGCCCGACGGAATCCGGACCGACGAGCACGGCAACCTGTGGAGCAGCAGCGGCAACGGCGTGCAGGTCTATGCACCGGATGGCCGCCGGCTGGGCGTGGTGCCGGTGCCCGAGGCCATCGGCAACCTCACCTTCAGCCATCTGGAACCGTACCTGTACATCGCGGCCAGCAGCAGTCTGTACCGTCTGCCGGTATCTGTGCGTGGGGCGCGGTTCTGA
- the plsY gene encoding glycerol-3-phosphate 1-O-acyltransferase PlsY, with protein sequence MTFLAVLVLLASYLLGSIPAAAWLARGRGVDIRKVGSGNSGATNVLRSLGKGPALIVAVFDILKGALAVWLARSLNLPPEWVGLCGVAAVIGHNFSPFLGWRGGKGVATSFGTIAALDPVAGAGAFVIGVACMWLTRYVSAGSILGALTAGVVVLSLERPAWMAGAILFLIALLIWQHRANIGRLTAGKESRLGEKVR encoded by the coding sequence GTGACCTTTCTTGCCGTGCTGGTGTTGCTCGCCTCCTATCTGCTGGGTTCCATTCCGGCAGCGGCGTGGCTGGCACGCGGGCGTGGGGTGGACATCCGCAAGGTGGGCAGCGGCAACAGCGGCGCGACCAATGTGCTGCGCTCCCTGGGCAAGGGGCCAGCACTGATCGTGGCCGTCTTCGACATCCTCAAGGGGGCGCTGGCCGTGTGGCTGGCGCGTTCGCTGAACCTGCCGCCCGAGTGGGTGGGCCTGTGCGGGGTGGCCGCCGTGATCGGCCATAACTTCAGCCCCTTTCTGGGGTGGCGTGGAGGCAAGGGCGTGGCGACGAGCTTCGGCACCATCGCTGCGCTGGACCCGGTGGCGGGCGCCGGCGCCTTTGTCATAGGCGTCGCGTGCATGTGGCTGACCCGTTATGTCAGCGCGGGCAGCATCCTGGGGGCGCTGACGGCCGGCGTGGTGGTGCTGTCGCTGGAACGCCCCGCGTGGATGGCCGGCGCGATCCTGTTTCTCATCGCGCTGCTCATCTGGCAGCACCGCGCCAACATCGGGCGCTTGACCGCCGGCAAGGAGTCGCGGCTGGGCGAGAAGGTCCGCTGA